In a single window of the Flavobacterium ammoniigenes genome:
- a CDS encoding ExbD/TolR family protein, translated as MSIKRKRRFHAEVATSSLSDIMFFLLLFFLIISTLANPNVIKMTLPKAQANEKTNKQFISLSVTEDKKFYIDKEPVAFEALESTLMSKMNGTKDQTVVVRIPFNLQVQDLVDVLQIGVRNNLKFVIATSPK; from the coding sequence ATGTCAATTAAACGTAAAAGAAGATTTCATGCTGAAGTGGCGACCTCGTCACTGAGTGATATTATGTTTTTTTTATTGTTGTTCTTTTTGATCATTTCTACATTGGCCAATCCTAATGTGATTAAAATGACCTTACCAAAAGCGCAAGCGAATGAAAAAACAAACAAACAATTTATAAGTCTATCAGTTACTGAAGACAAGAAGTTCTATATCGACAAAGAACCAGTGGCTTTCGAAGCTTTAGAAAGTACTTTAATGTCAAAAATGAATGGTACCAAAGATCAGACAGTTGTAGTTCGAATTCCCTTTAATTTACAAGTACAAGATTTGGTTGATGTATTGCAAATTGGAGTGCGAAACAATTTGAAATTTGTGATTGCAACAAGTCCTAAATAA
- a CDS encoding energy transducer TonB — protein MGFTPSSDQKKSLVVSLLIYASMVLILFFIRFWPPSNLAELTGGGGGGVSVNFGDSDLGSGSNYESEVLEVQNQTKEIPTESTPEEAVIAQENSTEESVVIPKKEKTETKTTVVKDEAKPEVVKPKVSNTTNDALSSLLKGSNKGGDGDDKTAGNKGKSNGSLSATSYYGNGGSGGGTGGGNGTGNGIGNGSGYGAGSGGGSGNGIGGGYSLGNRRAISKPAPKYTCNEEGKVVVEVSVDRNGKTVSAIAGIKGTTNTAKCLLEQAKSAALNTKWDASSDAPEKQVGKIVYNFNLN, from the coding sequence ATGGGTTTCACTCCTTCTTCAGACCAAAAAAAGTCCTTAGTAGTATCGCTGCTTATTTATGCTTCAATGGTATTGATTTTATTCTTCATCCGATTTTGGCCACCTTCCAATTTGGCTGAGCTAACTGGTGGTGGAGGTGGCGGTGTCTCTGTTAATTTCGGAGACAGTGATCTAGGCTCTGGCAGCAATTATGAAAGTGAAGTCCTTGAAGTACAAAATCAAACGAAAGAAATACCTACTGAATCCACTCCTGAAGAAGCGGTAATTGCACAAGAAAACAGTACAGAAGAAAGTGTTGTCATTCCTAAGAAAGAAAAAACAGAAACTAAAACAACCGTTGTTAAAGACGAAGCTAAGCCAGAAGTGGTAAAGCCTAAAGTTTCTAACACGACCAATGATGCTTTATCAAGTTTATTAAAAGGATCTAACAAAGGCGGTGATGGCGATGATAAAACCGCAGGTAATAAAGGAAAATCAAATGGAAGTTTGAGCGCTACTAGTTATTACGGCAATGGCGGTTCCGGTGGTGGAACCGGCGGAGGTAATGGTACAGGCAACGGAATTGGAAACGGTAGTGGCTATGGAGCAGGTTCGGGTGGCGGTTCCGGAAACGGAATTGGTGGCGGCTATTCTTTAGGCAATCGGAGAGCAATTTCAAAACCGGCACCAAAATACACCTGTAACGAAGAAGGAAAAGTAGTCGTAGAAGTTTCAGTAGATCGAAACGGAAAAACAGTGAGCGCCATTGCTGGTATCAAAGGGACTACAAACACGGCTAAATGTTTATTGGAACAAGCTAAATCAGCTGCATTGAATACCAAATGGGATGCAAGTAGTGATGCCCCTGAAAAACAGGTAGGAAAAATCGTTTACAATTTCAATTTGAACTAA
- a CDS encoding acyl-CoA dehydrogenase, translating to MDFSLTEEHKMIQQAARDFAQNELLPGVIERDENQTFPTEQVKKMGELGFMGMMVDPKYGGSGLDTVSYVIAMEEISKIDASASVVMSVNNSLVCWGLQTFGTEEQKQEWLPKLASGEIHGAFCLSEPEAGSDATSQKTTAIDKGDYYLVNGTKNWITNGGTASFYIVIAQTDIDKKSKGINALIMTKDMTGFAIGPKEQKMGIRGSDTHSLLFTDVKVPKANRIGEEGFGFKFAMKTLAGGRIGIAAQALGIASGAYELALKYSKERKAFGTEICNHQAIAFKLADMAVSIEAARHLCMKAAWDKDNGYNYDISGAMAKLYASQVAMDTAVEAVQIHGGNGYVKEYHVERMMRDAKITQIYEGTSEIQKIVISRAVLAD from the coding sequence ATGGATTTTAGTTTAACCGAAGAACATAAAATGATTCAGCAAGCCGCTCGTGATTTTGCTCAAAATGAATTATTACCTGGTGTTATTGAACGAGATGAGAACCAAACTTTTCCGACTGAACAAGTAAAGAAAATGGGAGAATTGGGTTTTATGGGCATGATGGTGGATCCCAAATACGGAGGAAGTGGTCTTGATACCGTTTCCTATGTTATAGCGATGGAAGAAATTTCAAAAATTGACGCCTCTGCTTCAGTCGTGATGTCGGTAAATAATTCATTGGTGTGTTGGGGTTTGCAAACCTTTGGCACAGAAGAACAAAAACAAGAATGGTTGCCCAAATTAGCTTCGGGTGAAATTCATGGTGCTTTTTGCTTGAGTGAACCCGAAGCGGGGAGTGATGCTACCTCGCAAAAAACTACTGCTATTGATAAAGGAGATTATTATTTAGTTAACGGAACCAAAAATTGGATAACGAATGGTGGCACTGCTTCCTTTTATATCGTAATTGCTCAAACAGATATTGATAAAAAAAGTAAAGGAATCAATGCGCTGATAATGACCAAAGACATGACTGGATTTGCCATTGGTCCAAAGGAACAAAAAATGGGAATTCGAGGTTCAGATACACATTCGTTACTTTTTACGGATGTTAAAGTACCTAAAGCCAATCGCATTGGAGAAGAAGGTTTTGGGTTTAAGTTTGCCATGAAAACCTTAGCAGGCGGACGAATCGGAATTGCTGCACAAGCTTTAGGGATTGCTTCAGGGGCTTATGAATTAGCTTTGAAATATTCGAAAGAACGAAAAGCCTTTGGAACCGAAATTTGCAACCACCAAGCCATCGCATTTAAATTAGCCGATATGGCAGTGAGTATTGAGGCGGCTCGTCATTTGTGTATGAAAGCAGCTTGGGACAAAGACAACGGTTATAATTATGATATTAGTGGGGCTATGGCCAAATTGTATGCTTCGCAAGTAGCCATGGATACAGCAGTGGAAGCGGTTCAAATTCACGGTGGAAATGGCTATGTAAAAGAATACCATGTAGAACGAATGATGCGTGACGCCAAGATTACTCAGATTTACGAAGGGACTTCTGAAATTCAGAAAATTGTAATTTCACGCGCAGTTTTAGCGGATTGA
- a CDS encoding SDR family NAD(P)-dependent oxidoreductase yields the protein MKNIIVTGTSRGIGLELALQLADKGHHILAISRTIPQALLGNENISCLSVDLAHESDLQKVGDYLSSTWKQVDAIIHNAGSLLLKPFSETAQADFESIYKVNVFGVANLTRIALPYLTKGSHVVTISSMGGIQGSLKFPGLAAYSSSKGAVITLSELLAEEYKEQGIAFNVLALGAVQTEMLAEAFPGYQAPISAADMAKYIVDFTLTGNQYYNGKVLEVSSSNP from the coding sequence ATGAAAAATATTATTGTTACAGGAACGAGTAGAGGTATAGGTTTGGAATTAGCATTGCAATTGGCTGACAAAGGGCATCATATATTAGCTATTTCAAGAACAATTCCTCAAGCGCTTTTGGGTAATGAAAACATCAGCTGTCTTTCAGTTGATTTAGCTCATGAATCCGATTTGCAAAAAGTGGGAGATTATTTATCTTCGACTTGGAAGCAAGTAGATGCTATAATACATAATGCCGGGAGTTTGTTGCTAAAACCTTTTTCAGAAACAGCACAAGCCGATTTTGAATCTATTTATAAAGTCAATGTTTTTGGTGTTGCCAATTTGACTCGTATTGCTTTGCCTTATTTAACAAAAGGGAGTCATGTCGTTACGATTAGTTCGATGGGCGGTATACAAGGAAGTTTAAAATTTCCGGGTTTAGCAGCTTACAGTTCGAGTAAAGGAGCTGTTATTACACTTTCTGAATTGTTAGCCGAAGAATACAAAGAACAAGGAATCGCATTTAATGTATTGGCACTTGGTGCAGTTCAAACTGAAATGCTAGCGGAAGCTTTTCCGGGTTATCAAGCACCTATTTCAGCTGCTGATATGGCAAAATACATTGTTGATTTTACGCTTACCGGAAATCAATATTACAACGGTAAAGTTTTGGAAGTTTCTTCTTCGAATCCCTAA
- a CDS encoding SprT-like domain-containing protein has translation MSDTLARYIPEHAVKPVFELIVANQVHLKIVNERQTRHGDYRRALNGKHEITVNASLNRYKFLITLIHEIAHLVAFEKFGRNIKPHGEEWKITFQRLMVPFIRPEIFPQHLLPLLARHFRNPSASSDTDTTLSLALKQFDQQNDKNYVFEIPYGSVFRISNGKIFKKIAVRTKRFECVEISTGKTYLFNPNAEVELLKMN, from the coding sequence TTGAGTGATACTTTAGCGAGATATATTCCAGAACATGCAGTTAAGCCGGTCTTCGAATTGATTGTGGCCAATCAAGTTCATCTTAAAATAGTCAACGAGCGACAAACCCGCCATGGCGATTATCGAAGAGCATTAAACGGAAAACATGAAATTACGGTAAACGCTAGTTTGAATAGGTACAAGTTTTTGATTACATTAATTCACGAAATTGCCCATCTAGTAGCTTTTGAAAAATTTGGTAGAAATATCAAACCTCATGGGGAGGAATGGAAGATTACTTTTCAGCGTTTGATGGTGCCTTTTATTCGACCAGAAATTTTTCCACAACACCTATTACCTTTATTGGCAAGACATTTCAGGAATCCATCCGCCAGTAGTGATACCGATACTACATTGTCATTGGCACTCAAACAATTTGACCAACAGAACGATAAAAATTATGTGTTTGAAATTCCGTATGGAAGTGTTTTCCGAATTTCAAATGGAAAAATTTTCAAAAAGATAGCAGTGCGAACCAAACGATTTGAATGTGTAGAAATTAGTACGGGTAAAACGTATTTGTTCAACCCAAATGCCGAAGTGGAGTTGTTGAAAATGAATTAA
- a CDS encoding ABC transporter ATP-binding protein — MIEVINVEKKFGDQKVLKGISTSFEAGQTSLIIGQSGSGKTVFIKSLLGVHEIDKGTIAFNGRIYGEMSQDEKRELRSEIGMVFQGSALFDSMTVEENIGFPLKMFTNKTAKEIKERVDFVIERVNLVDAHHKKPSEISGGMQKRVAIARAIVNNPKYLFCDEPNSGLDPETATVIDNLIQEITKEYNITTVINTHDMNSVMEIGEKIVFLKKGLIAWEGTKEEIFRTDNKAVVKFVYSSNLFKKVREAVLSGH; from the coding sequence ATGATTGAAGTTATAAACGTTGAAAAGAAATTTGGGGATCAAAAAGTACTAAAAGGGATTAGTACTAGTTTTGAAGCGGGACAAACGAGTTTGATCATTGGTCAAAGTGGTTCTGGTAAAACAGTATTCATAAAATCATTATTGGGTGTTCATGAAATAGACAAAGGTACCATTGCATTTAACGGTCGAATCTATGGCGAAATGTCTCAAGATGAGAAACGAGAACTTAGAAGTGAAATAGGAATGGTTTTTCAAGGAAGTGCCTTGTTTGATAGTATGACGGTAGAAGAAAATATTGGCTTCCCCTTAAAAATGTTTACTAATAAAACCGCAAAAGAAATTAAAGAGCGTGTCGATTTTGTAATTGAACGTGTTAATTTAGTGGATGCACATCATAAAAAACCATCCGAAATTTCTGGAGGAATGCAAAAGCGTGTTGCTATTGCCCGTGCCATCGTTAACAATCCAAAATACTTATTTTGCGATGAGCCCAATTCGGGTCTAGATCCTGAAACCGCAACCGTAATTGATAATTTAATTCAAGAAATTACCAAAGAATACAATATTACCACCGTAATCAATACGCATGATATGAACTCGGTAATGGAAATTGGAGAGAAAATCGTTTTTCTAAAAAAAGGATTAATTGCTTGGGAAGGAACTAAAGAGGAAATTTTTAGAACTGATAATAAGGCTGTAGTTAAGTTTGTCTATTCTTCCAATCTATTTAAAAAAGTAAGAGAGGCTGTTTTAAGCGGACATTAA
- a CDS encoding MlaE family ABC transporter permease yields MILIKNLTQIGSYFLMLKDMFNRPVKWSVMKQLILKEIDDLIIDSLGIVCFISFFVGGVVAIQTALNLTNPLIPRYLIGFATRQSVILEFAPTFISIIMAGKMGSFITSSIGTMRVTEQIDALEVMGVNSLNYLVFPKIIALFLYPFVIGIAMFLGIFGGYLAAVYGGFATSTDFVTGIQVEFIPFHITYAFIKTLAFAFILATIPSFHGYYMKGGALEVGKASTVAFVWTSVLIIITNYFLTQILLS; encoded by the coding sequence ATGATACTCATCAAGAACTTAACCCAAATAGGCAGTTATTTCCTCATGTTGAAAGACATGTTCAACAGACCCGTAAAATGGAGTGTGATGAAACAACTCATTCTTAAAGAGATTGACGATTTGATTATTGACTCTTTAGGGATTGTTTGTTTTATTTCTTTTTTCGTGGGTGGCGTTGTTGCTATTCAAACGGCCTTGAACTTAACCAATCCATTAATTCCAAGATACTTAATTGGATTTGCCACTAGACAATCGGTAATTCTAGAGTTTGCCCCTACATTTATTTCTATCATTATGGCGGGTAAAATGGGTTCATTTATTACCTCAAGTATCGGAACGATGCGCGTAACAGAACAAATTGATGCGCTAGAAGTAATGGGAGTTAATTCATTAAACTATTTGGTTTTTCCGAAAATTATAGCGCTATTTTTGTATCCTTTCGTTATTGGAATCGCGATGTTTTTAGGCATCTTTGGAGGGTATTTAGCTGCCGTTTATGGAGGATTTGCAACCTCAACTGACTTCGTAACAGGAATTCAAGTTGAATTCATTCCCTTTCATATTACCTATGCATTTATAAAAACCCTTGCATTTGCATTCATATTGGCTACTATTCCTTCTTTTCATGGTTATTATATGAAAGGCGGAGCGTTAGAAGTTGGAAAAGCAAGTACTGTTGCCTTTGTTTGGACCTCTGTATTGATCATTATTACCAACTATTTTCTCACTCAAATTTTATTAAGCTAA
- a CDS encoding glycosyltransferase family 2 protein has protein sequence MRYYIVIPTYNEEQFIALTLQSLAEQTVVPTKVVVVNDSSTDSTPEIVSDFAEKHPWISLVNKTSDAIHLPGSKVIQAFQKGLESIDEDYDLIVKVDADLIFPANYFETIIRHFESDAAIGMVGGFCYIEKNGKWILENLTDKDHIRGALKAYRKATFQQIGGLRPQMGWDTVDELLCKFYHWKIVTDESLHVKHLKPTGANYNKTARFKQGEAFYTLGYGFSITAIASLKLSLRKGKPFLFLDYLIGFWKAKLANKPLLVTAEQAQFIRKYRLQKMKNKLFS, from the coding sequence ATGAGGTATTATATCGTCATTCCTACGTACAACGAAGAACAATTTATCGCGTTGACATTGCAATCGTTAGCAGAACAAACTGTTGTGCCCACAAAAGTGGTTGTAGTGAATGACAGCTCTACAGACAGCACTCCCGAAATTGTATCGGATTTTGCTGAAAAACACCCATGGATATCCTTGGTCAACAAAACTTCAGACGCCATTCATTTGCCAGGAAGTAAAGTAATTCAGGCTTTTCAAAAAGGACTAGAATCAATCGACGAAGACTATGATTTGATCGTAAAAGTAGACGCTGATTTGATTTTCCCGGCCAATTATTTCGAAACCATAATTCGTCATTTTGAATCAGATGCTGCTATTGGAATGGTGGGCGGATTTTGTTATATCGAAAAAAACGGTAAGTGGATTTTGGAAAACCTAACCGACAAAGATCATATTCGTGGTGCATTGAAAGCGTATAGAAAAGCTACCTTCCAACAAATTGGAGGATTAAGACCTCAAATGGGTTGGGACACAGTGGATGAATTATTGTGTAAATTTTATCATTGGAAAATAGTGACTGACGAAAGTTTACACGTCAAACACCTGAAGCCAACAGGAGCCAATTACAATAAAACCGCGCGTTTCAAACAAGGGGAAGCATTTTATACCTTGGGATATGGATTTAGTATTACCGCTATAGCCTCATTGAAATTATCTTTGCGAAAAGGAAAACCTTTCCTATTCCTTGACTATCTAATTGGTTTTTGGAAAGCCAAATTAGCCAACAAACCATTATTGGTTACTGCGGAACAAGCACAATTCATAAGGAAATACCGATTGCAAAAAATGAAAAACAAACTATTTAGTTAA
- a CDS encoding methyltransferase gives MYEKTFPNKRFKHTLEFLQKHIATSETIFDLGVPNPFSKIMIENGYTVKNTTGEDLDNNQTALQNEEYSVFTAFEIFEHLLNPYTILQNVTSDKLVISIPLRLWFSPAYRSKTDMWDRHYHEFEDWQLDWLLEKTGWKIIAREKFTHPVKKIGFRPLLRFFTPRYYFVYAEKIK, from the coding sequence ATGTACGAAAAAACATTTCCCAATAAACGATTCAAACATACTTTAGAATTTCTACAAAAACACATTGCCACTTCAGAAACTATTTTTGATTTGGGTGTTCCCAATCCTTTTTCGAAGATCATGATCGAAAATGGCTATACGGTAAAAAACACGACTGGAGAAGATCTAGACAACAACCAAACAGCGCTTCAAAACGAGGAGTATTCTGTTTTTACTGCCTTCGAAATTTTCGAACATTTATTAAATCCATACACGATTTTACAAAATGTAACATCAGATAAATTAGTAATATCAATTCCACTTCGTCTGTGGTTCTCTCCTGCTTATCGCAGTAAAACCGATATGTGGGACAGACATTATCACGAATTTGAAGATTGGCAGTTGGACTGGTTATTGGAAAAAACAGGTTGGAAAATTATAGCTCGAGAAAAATTCACACACCCTGTGAAAAAAATTGGTTTTAGACCTTTGTTGCGTTTCTTCACGCCAAGATATTACTTCGTTTATGCCGAAAAAATAAAATAA
- a CDS encoding 3-oxoacyl-ACP synthase III family protein, protein MNIKISGIGSYIPEKSISNTDFINHVFLNEDGSPFGHPNEVVVNKFKSITGIENRRYANDQFTTSDLGYFAAQKAIANANIDPETMDYIIFAHNFGDVKHGTIQSDMLPSLATRVKNKLQIQNPKCVAYDLLFGCPGWIEGVLQANAFIKSGMAKRCLVIGGETLSRVVDDHDRDSMIYSDGAGASILEASTDESGMLSYESATFANEEAGYLFFGKSYNTDLDPDTKYIKMYGRKIYEFALSNVPAAMKSCLEKSGLGIDDVSKILIHQANEKMDEAIVHRFYKLYGKTPPKDVMPMSIHDLGNSSVATVPTLFDQVLQGKIENQEINKGDVLIFASVGAGMNINAFVYRY, encoded by the coding sequence ATGAACATCAAAATAAGCGGAATAGGAAGTTATATTCCTGAAAAAAGCATTAGTAATACCGATTTTATTAATCATGTTTTTTTAAACGAAGACGGAAGTCCTTTCGGACATCCAAATGAAGTTGTAGTCAACAAATTCAAGAGTATCACTGGAATAGAAAACCGACGCTACGCCAACGATCAATTCACCACCTCAGACTTAGGTTATTTTGCTGCCCAAAAGGCTATTGCCAATGCCAATATAGACCCTGAAACTATGGATTATATCATTTTCGCACACAATTTTGGCGATGTAAAACACGGTACTATTCAATCGGATATGTTACCGAGTTTAGCAACAAGAGTCAAAAACAAATTACAAATCCAAAACCCGAAATGTGTGGCTTACGACCTTCTTTTTGGTTGCCCAGGCTGGATAGAAGGGGTGTTACAAGCCAATGCCTTCATCAAATCGGGCATGGCAAAACGTTGTTTGGTCATTGGTGGAGAAACCTTATCAAGAGTGGTAGACGATCACGATCGTGATTCTATGATTTATTCAGACGGAGCGGGCGCTTCCATTTTAGAGGCATCAACCGACGAAAGCGGAATGTTATCCTATGAAAGTGCGACGTTTGCTAATGAGGAAGCTGGATATTTATTTTTTGGGAAATCCTACAATACTGATTTAGATCCCGATACCAAATACATTAAAATGTACGGTCGTAAAATCTATGAATTTGCTTTAAGCAATGTGCCAGCAGCCATGAAAAGCTGTTTGGAAAAGAGTGGATTAGGCATTGACGATGTGAGCAAAATATTGATTCACCAAGCCAATGAAAAAATGGATGAAGCCATTGTACATCGCTTTTACAAATTGTACGGAAAAACCCCTCCTAAAGATGTAATGCCTATGAGCATTCACGATTTAGGGAACAGTAGCGTGGCTACAGTTCCAACACTTTTTGACCAAGTGCTTCAGGGTAAAATTGAAAATCAAGAAATCAACAAGGGCGATGTATTAATCTTTGCTTCGGTTGGAGCAGGAATGAATATCAATGCTTTTGTTTACCGATATTAA
- a CDS encoding group III truncated hemoglobin, giving the protein MKDIQTAEEIHLVVDEFYKKLLADEKISYIFTDVVKIKLEEHLPILVTFWSQAILGTGGYVNNLTQIHLDINAKSYLSKELFEIWLDHFEAAINENFEGFNCERMKNQAHNLSTIMQIKIAQQDK; this is encoded by the coding sequence ATGAAAGACATTCAAACCGCCGAAGAGATTCATCTAGTAGTAGATGAATTCTACAAAAAATTATTAGCCGACGAGAAAATTAGTTACATCTTTACCGATGTGGTCAAAATAAAACTGGAAGAGCACCTGCCTATTTTGGTTACTTTTTGGTCGCAAGCTATTTTGGGAACTGGTGGCTATGTCAATAATTTGACCCAAATTCATTTGGATATCAATGCCAAATCCTATTTATCCAAAGAACTTTTCGAGATTTGGCTCGACCATTTTGAAGCTGCTATCAACGAAAATTTTGAAGGCTTCAATTGTGAACGAATGAAAAACCAAGCGCATAATTTGTCTACTATCATGCAAATAAAAATAGCCCAACAAGACAAATAA